The following coding sequences are from one Candidatus Neomarinimicrobiota bacterium window:
- the infA gene encoding translation initiation factor IF-1 encodes MAKEKMIVADGNIMENLPNASFRVKLENGHEVLAHISGKMRMHYIKILPGDKVTVELSPYDLSRGRITYRYK; translated from the coding sequence ATGGCAAAAGAGAAAATGATCGTAGCAGATGGGAATATTATGGAGAATCTTCCAAATGCCTCATTTCGCGTGAAACTCGAAAATGGTCATGAGGTTCTTGCACACATTTCAGGTAAAATGCGAATGCATTATATCAAGATACTACCAGGAGATAAGGTTACGGTGGAATTGTCACCCTACGATCTTTCTCGTGGCAGGATCACCTACCGCTACAAATAA
- the rpmJ gene encoding 50S ribosomal protein L36: MKVRASVKPICDKCKVVRRKGKVLVICENPKHKQRQG; encoded by the coding sequence ATGAAAGTAAGAGCATCAGTAAAACCAATTTGTGATAAGTGCAAAGTGGTTCGCCGCAAGGGCAAGGTGTTAGTTATTTGCGAAAATCCTAAACATAAGCAAAGACAAGGTTAA
- the rpsM gene encoding 30S ribosomal protein S13 translates to MARIAGVDLPRNKQLQYGLTYIYGIGYHFAGEICEKAGVDPELRVQELTENQVRDLREVITKEYQVEGALRNETQMNIKRLMDIGCYRGLRHRRGLPVRGQNTKNNARTRKGRKRNVGIKKK, encoded by the coding sequence TTGGCACGTATAGCAGGTGTTGACTTACCAAGAAACAAACAGCTCCAATATGGACTGACTTACATTTATGGTATCGGTTATCATTTTGCCGGTGAAATATGTGAGAAGGCAGGTGTTGACCCGGAACTTAGAGTACAAGAGCTCACTGAAAATCAAGTTAGAGATCTTCGTGAGGTAATTACCAAAGAATACCAGGTCGAAGGTGCCTTGAGAAATGAGACCCAGATGAATATCAAACGTCTCATGGATATTGGCTGTTATCGTGGATTGAGACATCGTCGTGGTTTACCGGTTCGCGGGCAGAATACTAAGAATAATGCTCGTACCAGAAAAGGCCGTAAACGTAATGTCGGTATCAAGAAGAAGTAG
- the rpsK gene encoding 30S ribosomal protein S11 codes for MAKAQAKSRKKRKLKVEPEGIVHIKASFNNTIISITDRNGNVIAWASSGVAGFKGSRKNTPFAASLAAEKVAKEAMDAGLQQAEIRVKGPGGGRESAIRSIAALGLEITAIKDITPIPHNGCRPSKKRRV; via the coding sequence GTGGCTAAAGCTCAAGCTAAATCCCGAAAAAAGAGAAAACTTAAAGTAGAGCCCGAGGGCATTGTCCATATTAAGGCTAGCTTTAATAATACAATCATCAGTATCACCGATCGTAACGGAAACGTGATCGCATGGGCCAGTTCCGGTGTAGCCGGATTTAAAGGCTCTCGTAAGAATACTCCATTTGCTGCCTCACTAGCTGCCGAAAAGGTTGCTAAGGAAGCGATGGATGCCGGATTACAGCAGGCTGAGATTCGGGTAAAAGGTCCAGGTGGTGGTCGTGAATCAGCGATTCGCTCAATTGCTGCTTTGGGTCTTGAAATTACAGCAATTAAAGACATCACACCCATTCCTCATAATGGGTGCCGTCCGTCTAAGAAACGTCGCGTTTAA